The nucleotide sequence GGTCGCCGTCGCCGTCCCGAGCTCGGCCAGCAGGTCCAGCAGCGCCAGCCGCAGCGGATGCGCGAGCGCGCGCAGCTAGCCGTCGAAGGAATCCTTTCGCAAGAGTCCTTTCGAGGTAGCGGCCAAGCGCGACCCGGCCGCTGACCGCCGGATCCGGAAATCCGTCGCCGGGCTCACAGGAACGTGTTCTACGCTGGTGATCTTCCAGCAGAAGAGTCGTTCAGGGGGAGCCGAGAACAGTGCGCGTCGCCGAGATCATGACCAGTGCCACCATCACCGATTCCACGACGGGGACGCTGCGCAGCGCCGCCGAGCAGATGTGGAAGCAGCAGACCGGGTCGGTGGTCATCGTCGAGGGCGACACGATCGTCGGCATCGTCACCGAGCGCGACGTCATGCGGGCGGTCGGGCGGGGCGCCGATCCCGACGAGGCCTTGATCGCCGAGGTCATGACCCGCGACGTCGTCACCGCCGAGCCTGACACGCACGTGCGCGAGGCGGCGCGGCTGATGGCGCAGCACTGGATCCGGCACCTGCCGATCGTCGACGACGGCAAGCTGGCCGGCATCCTGAGCCAGCGCGACGTCATCGGCGTCTTCGCGGCGCTCTGGTACGAGACCGGCGTGCCGGAGATCGACGTCGACAACCTGGTCCGGCAGCGCCGACTGGCCCGCGTCGAGGCGGGCGACCTGGACTGACAGGCAGATCGAACGGCCGGCAGCGGCGCCGGCCCGGAGGTTTCGAGCGAGAGGAACGACGCGCATGAGCAGCGCATCCGGGTGGGAGGACGACCTCGAGGTCCTGCCCGACACCACCACCGACGAACGCCCCACCGGCTGGGGCGACGACGACGCCTCCAACGACGCGCGGCTGGTCGAGGAGCGCCCGCCGCACTGGTGAGCGCCGTGGTCGCCTGGTCGTCAGGGGCCGCCGCCGCGAGCGAGCGACGGAGCCCCTGACGATCGCTGGTCAGACGCGGTCGCGCAGTGCGTCGCGGATCTCGCGGAGCAGCAGGATCTCCTCGGCCGGCACGGCCTCTTCCTCGGACTCCGGTTCCCTGGCCTTCAGCTCGCGCAGCTTGTTGATCGGCGTGACGATGAAGAAGTAGACGGCCGCCGCGACGCAGAGGAAGTTGAACAGCGCGTCGAGGATCAGCCCGATCGAGAACTCGGCCTCGTTGATGGTGAACGTCATCACCCGGGAGAGATCGGGCTCGCCGAAGATCGCCGCGATCAGCGGGCTGACGAACCCCTCGACGAGCGCGTTGATGACCAACGTGAACGCCGCGCCGATGACCACCGCGACGGCGAGGTCGACGACGTTCCCTCTGCTGATGAAGTCTCTGAAACCCTTGAGCATCGGCTATCTCTTCTCCGTGCGAGGACGCTTGGCCGGGCACACCTTAGCCGCTCAAACGCCGTGATCAGGGGACATCACGACACACCGACGGTGAACGACAGCCGCGACGTGACGGCGGCGGCGGCCAGCCCGGCGGCCTGGTCGGGGCTCGCGGCGACGAGGACCAACGCGCCCTCGGCGAGCGCGGCGTCGGCCGCCGACGGCACCGCCAGCACCGGGACCTCAGAAGCGACGACGTCCGTTCGCGCAGCGCCGTCGAGCGCCGTCGCCAGCAGGTCGATCCGGTCGCCGGGACGCAGGTAGCCGGCCGCGCCCGCGTCGGCCACCCGCACCGGCGCCGCGACCACGTCGGGCCCCCAGCCCTCGAGCAGGCCGGGGCCGAGTAATCGCCGGTCGGTGATCGGCTCGCCGGCCCGGACGGGCGCCGCGAGCAGCGCTCCCGCGGCCTCGGCCCGCGGCACCACGCCGGCCGGGACCGCGTCGGGTGGCAACGCCGCGACCCTCACGTCGTCGTCGGTGAGGACGGCGCCGCCGGCGAGGTCGCGCGCGGCGACGACAACGTCGACGGTGGCCGGCGCGGCGGGTGACGCGGCCTGGATGGCGAACGCGACGGCGGCAGCCGCCAGCCCACCGGCGAGCAGCCGGCGATGCCAGCCGGCCGCGCGGATCAGGCGCTGGAGTGCGGAGCGGGGGTCGTCCATGCCGACGACGCTAAGTGCTCCGCAAGCCGCCGAGCGGGTTGTCCACAGGCCGACTTCGAGGAACCGCGGCCTGTGGACGGATCAGGCCGCGGGGGAGGAGGCCTTCGAGCCGGACGAGTCCTTCGAACCGGAGCTGGAGGAGTCCTTCGAGGTCTTCGCCGACGAGTCGCCGTTGCTCTTGCTGGACTCGCTCGACGACGAGTCCTTGCTGGCCGCCGGCGTGCTGGACGTCGTGGTGGAGCGGCTGTCGTTGCGGTAGAACCCCGAGCCCTTGAACACGACGCCGACGGCGGAGAACACCTTGCGCAGGCGGCCGCCGCACACGGGGCACTCGGTGAGCGCGTCGTCGCTGAACTTCTGCACGGCTTCCAAGGGCTCGCCGCAGTCAGTGCAGACGTATTGATAGGTGGGCACGCGTGAATCCTCCTGGTCACCGTCGAAGGTCGACGGCTCTTAGCACTCTCAACCCTCGACTGCCAAGAATAATGCCCGCTCAGCGCGGCGTTTGTCCACGCGGGCCCGCCGCGGCGGCCCCGCGCGAAGCCGGCCCGGCCACGTCACGGCTGGATCGTGTAGACCACGCCGACGACGCACGCCGCCCAGAGGATGCTGGCCAGGCTGCCGATGATGAAGCGCTCAGCCGCGACCGGCCGGCGCAGCGCCGGGTAACGGCCGATGCCCTTGATGCCCAGCACGACCGCGACCCCCTCCGGCCAGCCCGCCAGCAGCGTGATCGCGACGCCCAGCCGCTCCAGCGCTCCGATGGACGTGCCGCCGCGCAGGGTCTGCGGGTCGGACACGTGCGCGGACGCGTCGCCGGTGGTGTCGTCGTCATCGAGGACGCCCTCGTTGGGGTCGGCGACGAAGAGCAGCGCGGTCGCGACCAGGCTGCCGCCGGTGATCGCGGCGACGACGGCCGCGGCCCGCGCGACCGTCAGCAGCGCCTCGCCCGCGGGATCGCCGGCGAGCCCGAACACGGCCGCCGCGCCGACGAGCGTCACCGGGATCGCGGCGGCCAGCAGCCAGGTGCGCATGGTGGCCCGGGAGCGACCACGTTCGACGAGATACCAGGCGATGCCGCCGCCCACGCCCGCCACGGCGAGCAGGACTACCGCCACCACAGTCACGCGGCCTCCTGCAGCAGCCGCGCCACGACCGGCCGGGCGTCGCGTTCTTGCTGCCAGAGCGCGACGGTCAGCCGCTGCCCGACGGCCTGCCGGCTGACGCCCAGGATGTCGGCGGCCTCGGCGAACGTGTGCCCGGCCTCGACGAGGTCGATGGCGGCCCAGCCGGCGGTGCTGCGCCGCGCGATGACGGCCGCGATCAGCGTCAGGACGGCGTCGGCCTCACGCGCGCGCTCGGGGTGCGGCGCGGCGACGGCGACGTGCTGCGGCCGCAGTTTGGCGGCGTCGAGCGCCTCACGGGCGTAGACGAAGGCGGGACCGCGCGCCGACCGGGTGCTGCCGGGCAGTGGCTCTTCGACCGGCCCCGCGCCGATGCCGATGCGCCATGCGTCGATCCGCAGCAGGAGCCGCGCCGCGTCGACGACCGCGTCGGACTCGGCGAGCACGCCCTGGAACTCGTCGCCGGCGGTGCGCTCGAACGGCAGCAGCGGCTCGTGGACCAGCTGCTTCAAGGTGGACAGGGCATCCTCGACCAGGTCGCGGCTGCGGCGGCTGCCGCGCTGGTCGACGGTCAGGACGAAAGGCACTCTGCAAGGCTACGGCCTGGCGTCCACCCGTGCAAGCCTGAAACCTTGCGCAGTGCCAAGGAAAGGCCAGTGGATTGCCCGGCCCGTTCAGATGCTGGTCCACATGCTGGAGATGATCAGGTGACGAACCACCCGGCCGGAGGCGCCCTGATGTCACCTGATCGTTCCCACGAAAACGATCAGGTGACAGAGCGGAGATCGGACGTCCGGACGGAACGGGACTAGGGCAGTCGGGTGTCCTTGATCGGTCGCCTACGCTGTCCCGGTGACTCGTCGCCGCATCGCCGCAGGACTCGCCGTCCTGGCCGGTCTGGTCGTGCTGGCGCTCGTCGCTTCGGCCTCCGTCGGCGTCTGGTCCGTGCGCCGCGCCTACCCCGACTACGACGGCACCGCCGAGATCCCGCGCCTGACGGCCGGCGTCGAGGTGATCCGCGACGAGAACGGCATCCCGCACATCTACGCCGACACCCCCGAGGACCTGTTCCGGGCCCAGGCGTACGTGCACGCGCAGGACCGGTTCTGGCAGATGGACTTCCGCCGGCACGTCACGTCGGGCCGACTGTCGGAGCTGTTCGGCGAGGACCAGGTCGAGACCGACGCGTTCGTCCGGACCCTCGGCTGGACCGAGGTCGCACGGGCCGAACTGCCGCTGCTCAGCCCGGAGAGCCGCCGCTACTTCGACGCCTACGCCGACGGCGTCAACGCCTGGATGGATCAGACCGACGGCGGCGACCGCGGCCTCGCCTACACGCTGCTCGGCCTGACCGGCGGCGACGACGCGCCGAGCCGCTGGACGCCGGTCGACTCGCTGAGCTGGCTGAAGGCGATGGCGTGGGACCTGCGCGGCAACATGCAGGACGAGCTCAGCCGGTCGCTGATCGCGGCCAGTGGGCTGACGACGGACCAGGTCGAGCAGCTCTGGCCCGACTCGCCGGCCGACCTCACGCCGCCCATCGTCCCCGACGAGTACGTGTCGCCACGGCTGCCCGACGCGTTGACCGGGACGGACGGCGCTCAGGTGCCGCTGCCGCCGGCCGCGGCCGAGGCGATCCAGGCCGCCGCCGACGGCCTCGACGCCGCGCCGGTCACGTTCGGCGACGGTGACGGCGTCGGCTCGAACTCGTGGGTGGTCGCCGGCGACCACACCGAGTCGGGTGCGCCGCTGCTGGCCAACGACCCGCACCTGGCGCCGTCGATGCCGTCCATCTGGTACCAGGTCGGCTTGCACTGCCGCGACGTCGGCCCGGCCTGCCCGTTCGACGTCACCGGCTACTCGTTCGCCGGCCTGCCGGGCGTGATCATCGGCCACAACCAGGACGTCGCTTGGGGGTTCACCAACCTGAGCCCGGACGTCACCGACCTCTACGTCGAGCAGGTCCGCGGCAACTCCTACCGCGTCGGCGACGACTGGGTGCCGCTGGAGGTCCGCGAAGAGACCATCCGGGTGGCCGGCGGCGACGACGTCACCATCATGGTCCGCAGCACGCACCACGGCCCACTGCTGTCCGAACACGACGACGACCTCGAGGACCTCGGCGAGGAGGCCCAGGTCGAGGAGGAGCCGCCACCCGACGACGGGTACGAGGTCGCGCTGCGCTGGACGGCGCTCGACCCGGGCCGCACGGCGGACGCGATCTTCGCGCTGAACCGGGCCACCGACTGGGACACCTTCCGGGCCGCCGCGGCGCTGTTCGACGTCCCGTCGCAGAACCTCGTCTACGCCGACACCGAGGGCAACATCGGCTACCAGGCGCCCGGGCGCGTCCCCGTCCGGACGACGTACGACGGCCGCTACCCGGTCCCCGGCTGGACCGGCACCTACGAGTGGGCCGGCTACATCCCGTTCGCCAGCATGCCCAGCGTCCTCAACCCGGCCCAGGGGTACGTCGTCACGGCGAATCAGCCGGTCACCAGCGACCGCTACCCGTTCCTGCTCACCGGCGATTTCGACCCCGGGCACCGGGCCGGGCGCATCAACGACCTGCTGGCCGAGCGGATCGACAGCGCCGAGCCGTTGAACGTCGACGACATGGCGCAGATCCAGCTGGACGCGCACAGCGACGCCGCCGACATCCTGGTGCCGTATCTGCTGGAGCTGGACGCGCCCGACGGCTACTACGGTGACGGGCTGCGGCTGCTGCGCGGCTGGGACCGGTCGATGACGGCGGACTCCGCGGCGGCCGCGTACTTCAACGCCGTCTGGCGCAACCTGCTCGAGCTGACCTTCCACGACGAGCTGCCCGAGGACGAGTGGCCCGACGGCGGTGGCCGCTGGTTCGAGGTCGTGCGCAACCTGCTCGAGGACACCGACGACCCGTTCTGGGACGACGTCGACAGCGAGGGCGGTACCGAGTCGCGCGACATCATCCTGGTCGAGGCGGCCCGCGACGCCCGCGACGAGATGACGATGGAGC is from Jiangella alkaliphila and encodes:
- the mscL gene encoding large conductance mechanosensitive channel protein MscL, translated to MLKGFRDFISRGNVVDLAVAVVIGAAFTLVINALVEGFVSPLIAAIFGEPDLSRVMTFTINEAEFSIGLILDALFNFLCVAAAVYFFIVTPINKLRELKAREPESEEEAVPAEEILLLREIRDALRDRV
- a CDS encoding penicillin acylase family protein, giving the protein MTRRRIAAGLAVLAGLVVLALVASASVGVWSVRRAYPDYDGTAEIPRLTAGVEVIRDENGIPHIYADTPEDLFRAQAYVHAQDRFWQMDFRRHVTSGRLSELFGEDQVETDAFVRTLGWTEVARAELPLLSPESRRYFDAYADGVNAWMDQTDGGDRGLAYTLLGLTGGDDAPSRWTPVDSLSWLKAMAWDLRGNMQDELSRSLIAASGLTTDQVEQLWPDSPADLTPPIVPDEYVSPRLPDALTGTDGAQVPLPPAAAEAIQAAADGLDAAPVTFGDGDGVGSNSWVVAGDHTESGAPLLANDPHLAPSMPSIWYQVGLHCRDVGPACPFDVTGYSFAGLPGVIIGHNQDVAWGFTNLSPDVTDLYVEQVRGNSYRVGDDWVPLEVREETIRVAGGDDVTIMVRSTHHGPLLSEHDDDLEDLGEEAQVEEEPPPDDGYEVALRWTALDPGRTADAIFALNRATDWDTFRAAAALFDVPSQNLVYADTEGNIGYQAPGRVPVRTTYDGRYPVPGWTGTYEWAGYIPFASMPSVLNPAQGYVVTANQPVTSDRYPFLLTGDFDPGHRAGRINDLLAERIDSAEPLNVDDMAQIQLDAHSDAADILVPYLLELDAPDGYYGDGLRLLRGWDRSMTADSAAAAYFNAVWRNLLELTFHDELPEDEWPDGGGRWFEVVRNLLEDTDDPFWDDVDSEGGTESRDIILVEAARDARDEMTMEQGKDASKWEWGRLHELELTEQTFGTSGIGLVEWMFNRGPVEVGGGGSIVLANAWDAAEGYETVWSPSMRMIADLGDLDASRWIDLTGVSGHPFHDHYWDQTELWRDGETLPMRSDEDSVREAGEHTFTFRPPEPSASP
- the cpaB gene encoding Flp pilus assembly protein CpaB is translated as MDDPRSALQRLIRAAGWHRRLLAGGLAAAAVAFAIQAASPAAPATVDVVVAARDLAGGAVLTDDDVRVAALPPDAVPAGVVPRAEAAGALLAAPVRAGEPITDRRLLGPGLLEGWGPDVVAAPVRVADAGAAGYLRPGDRIDLLATALDGAARTDVVASEVPVLAVPSAADAALAEGALVLVAASPDQAAGLAAAAVTSRLSFTVGVS
- a CDS encoding FmdB family zinc ribbon protein, producing the protein MPTYQYVCTDCGEPLEAVQKFSDDALTECPVCGGRLRKVFSAVGVVFKGSGFYRNDSRSTTTSSTPAASKDSSSSESSKSNGDSSAKTSKDSSSSGSKDSSGSKASSPAA
- a CDS encoding CBS domain-containing protein, translating into MTSATITDSTTGTLRSAAEQMWKQQTGSVVIVEGDTIVGIVTERDVMRAVGRGADPDEALIAEVMTRDVVTAEPDTHVREAARLMAQHWIRHLPIVDDGKLAGILSQRDVIGVFAALWYETGVPEIDVDNLVRQRRLARVEAGDLD